ATTTTCTTTTCGGTCACCCTGTGTGCAGTATCTGTTATGGGCCAGGGAGGCGGCGGAAATCAGCGTGAGAAGAATGCGGAAATTTATTTCGAAGCGGACCAGGGCGAGACCACTCTCAGCGACTCCACAGTGATCAAGCGGTATAGAGGGCATGTGCGGGCATGGAGCGCCGACACCGAGCTGAGAGCCGACGAGGCAATGTACAATAGCAGTCTCGGAGAAACCCGCCTTTACGGTCATACGAGCCTGAAAGATTCGATCAGAACACTGAGCGCCGACACCATACTCTATTACAATCAGCGCCGCGAGGCTTTCGCCATCGGGAATGTAAAAGCCGCGGAGAAGGACCGGACGCTCTGGGCGCATGAGATCTGGTACCGGAAAAACGACAGGCTTCTCATCGGATCCGGAGGGGTGACAGTCAAGGATGATTCTCTGCGCTCCTCGATTACCGGAATGAAAATGGTCTACAATGACTCTACCCGGAACGGGCTGGTCATTGGGATGCCTTCCCTCGTCCGTGAGGACGAAAAGGGAAGCATCATCACTATTACCGCATCCGATACGCTGGAAGCTTTGAAAGAGAAGCGGTCAGCCCTGCTTTGGAACAATGTAACGGTGAAAAAAGACAGCATGACCGCCTCCGCTGAAAAAGGAATATATGAGGATCCGGCCGAGAAAATAACCCTGCTCGGAAAACCAAGTATTCAGCATATCATGCACGGGACCAGCGAAGAGGATAAAACGCCCATAAGGATAACCAATGTGGTTACCGGCGATTCCATCTATATTTACCTGAAAAATCGAGCGATTTCCTCCGCGCTCGTGATCGGTTCGGCGGTAACGACCACAGTGGCTGTGGATTCGACTTCCGGCGCGCTCACCTATCGGAGTGTTCTGGA
The nucleotide sequence above comes from Candidatus Latescibacter sp.. Encoded proteins:
- a CDS encoding LptA/OstA family protein, with product MKLLIFFSVTLCAVSVMGQGGGGNQREKNAEIYFEADQGETTLSDSTVIKRYRGHVRAWSADTELRADEAMYNSSLGETRLYGHTSLKDSIRTLSADTILYYNQRREAFAIGNVKAAEKDRTLWAHEIWYRKNDRLLIGSGGVTVKDDSLRSSITGMKMVYNDSTRNGLVIGMPSLVREDEKGSIITITASDTLEALKEKRSALLWNNVTVKKDSMTASAEKGIYEDPAEKITLLGKPSIQHIMHGTSEEDKTPIRITNVVTGDSIYIYLKNRAISSALVIGSAVTTTVAVDSTSGALTYRSVLESRKLRLGMEGERISGITAEGNADSYYVQGATKKNKDMLVNIARGDTIRFFFTEGRISTMRITGIGGGDAVGKYYRFSPAPKDTVKTENKQKQKKRAK